A genomic stretch from Candidatus Hydrogenedentota bacterium includes:
- a CDS encoding MoxR family ATPase: protein MREATGAVHRILSETRREIAKVIIGQGEVVDRALIAIFAGRHALIEGVPGVAKTLLVRTLAQLLGCPFQRIQFTPDLSPADIVGTNAFNPRTSEFTLIHGPIFTTFLLADEINRAPAKTQSALLQAMQERQVTIDRQTYALSPNFTVFATQNPIESEGTYPLPEAQKDRFLIKIHMGYPNEDDERMLAERTLTKNAPEALLERGEVQPVLTSDRLAELRESLGAIEVCPEIVRYAVALVRLTRNHAAISVGAGPRATQALLLSSRVHAALHGRGHVVPSDIRAMAMACLEHRLILKPDFVAKGLTCAEAVNHVLQSVPAPTVKSEE, encoded by the coding sequence ATGCGTGAAGCGACCGGGGCCGTTCACCGGATACTTTCGGAAACGCGGCGTGAAATTGCGAAGGTCATCATCGGACAGGGCGAGGTTGTGGATCGCGCCCTGATCGCGATATTCGCGGGACGCCATGCGTTGATTGAAGGTGTGCCGGGCGTGGCCAAAACATTGCTCGTGCGGACGCTGGCCCAGTTGCTCGGCTGCCCGTTTCAGCGGATTCAATTCACGCCGGACCTTTCGCCGGCGGACATTGTCGGGACCAACGCGTTCAATCCCCGGACGAGCGAGTTTACGCTGATACACGGACCCATCTTTACGACCTTTCTTCTCGCCGACGAGATCAACCGCGCTCCGGCAAAAACACAGTCGGCGCTGCTCCAAGCCATGCAGGAGCGCCAAGTCACCATTGACCGCCAAACCTATGCCCTGTCTCCCAATTTCACCGTATTCGCGACCCAGAATCCGATCGAATCCGAGGGGACATACCCGCTACCTGAAGCGCAAAAAGACCGGTTCCTGATCAAAATCCACATGGGTTATCCCAACGAAGACGACGAGCGCATGCTCGCGGAGCGCACGCTGACGAAAAATGCGCCCGAGGCCTTGCTTGAACGCGGGGAGGTTCAACCTGTCCTGACATCGGATCGCTTGGCGGAATTGCGCGAGTCCTTGGGGGCCATTGAGGTGTGCCCGGAAATCGTCCGGTACGCGGTGGCGCTTGTGCGCCTGACGCGCAACCACGCGGCGATCAGCGTGGGCGCCGGACCGCGTGCGACGCAGGCGCTGTTGTTGTCTAGCCGCGTGCATGCCGCCCTCCATGGACGGGGCCATGTCGTTCCCAGCGATATCAGGGCCATGGCGATGGCCTGTCTCGAACATCGCCTGATCCTGAAACCGGATTTCGTGGCCAAGGGTCTGACCTGCGCCGAAGCCGTCAACCACGTCCTTCAGAGCGTGCCCGCGCCCACGGTGAAAAGCGAAGAGTAA
- a CDS encoding Ig-like domain-containing protein produces the protein MGNRRVKAGLLVLALAISGAFSSDAIQLTQAHDPLLLNVGFSGWSYDTGWMGAGSSVAAYIRLWAGVGGTVLNFSASGAGKFLHPVAVDTGSLWFEGTTGSASQDIGIEFHGQYKIVVFGQEFIGNLPYVPNTDIRLSDSESFTPYLPAENIVLTDTIQNVPLYVYPVGVAGVFSANIGVSVTAGDRIEIDPKTLNTDKGTFTVDGQQIDVSAPYSTVTVSDIHEMIGINPTMTIRPNAVVGITVGPFTYNIDIPTYTFSVPLAGLLQPEYPTTPSRSLTFNLPPVIQSFSINNDAPLTMGRMVNLISSVSNGPLQWMASENPDFTDAVWQPYTWQASFMLQPVDGDRTVYFRVRNANGVSETASDSIRMDRTPPTVVPLITSDTTPPLNGTVLFSTATVSVSVGGQVRSAVNDGLGNWTLADNSLAPVAQGIHEVTVTVTDAIGNSLVDATVNELTIDTTPPGVTVNYLRTNNHTPRLTGTVSDNMGILSVAVSVGGHTYPATIVAGAWTADVADFLPDGIYTVQALATDIAYNTTQGTNELRIDSSAIGVTVDALVTNDTTPPLSGTVDDPEATVTVTVASATYPAANHGNGTWSVPDNTITPLADGTYNVAAAASNPYGQSGADGTTNELRIDSTPPTVTVSALLTNDTTPRLAGTVVDASPTSVEVVVAGQNLTATINGTAWTADVLVPLADGTYNVLATATDELGNTGADTSNKELKIDTVAPEVTVDALTTNDQTPPLSGTVNDSGATIWVTVGTQTFKATNLYGENRWILADNTLATQSEGSHEVEVTAIDPAGNAGYDATHYELLIDTVAPTAEISVIPASPTGLDAIQFRVVFSEPVAPTFTQPSAAGSLAAGASVDIGGADPEYVVTVFPQNPDADGTIGIVIASGAVRDPAGNYYAGGASSLCAVQNWCGFTTQPQNRRLYFGDSCTFTALAGCGTGANLSYQWKWDNGAKAVQDGPATSSWTLFPVTPGHRGEYWCVARYDTEDYATERATLDVRDHLVITMQPQGATMDAGGSYTFSVTTEGGYAPLRYVWKRNGIPVPGGTGASLELTPLGAEHSGVYSVEVSDDHLDVQVSSSATLQVNLPVPGPARPWIISAALACVMAGVWALRRGRGLRRPRA, from the coding sequence ATGGGTAATCGGCGTGTAAAGGCGGGATTGTTGGTATTGGCCCTTGCGATATCCGGGGCGTTTTCGTCGGACGCCATTCAACTGACCCAAGCCCATGATCCCCTGCTGCTCAACGTGGGCTTTTCAGGCTGGAGTTACGACACGGGTTGGATGGGCGCGGGTAGTTCCGTGGCGGCGTATATCCGGCTTTGGGCCGGCGTGGGGGGGACGGTGCTGAATTTCAGTGCGTCCGGCGCGGGCAAGTTTCTGCATCCGGTCGCGGTGGATACCGGTTCACTGTGGTTCGAAGGGACCACCGGTTCGGCATCGCAGGACATCGGCATCGAGTTTCATGGCCAGTACAAGATTGTCGTTTTCGGGCAGGAATTTATCGGGAATTTGCCGTATGTGCCGAATACGGATATCCGCCTTTCCGATTCGGAGTCGTTTACGCCCTATCTGCCCGCCGAGAATATCGTTCTTACGGATACAATCCAAAACGTGCCGCTGTATGTTTATCCGGTGGGGGTGGCGGGCGTGTTTTCCGCGAACATCGGCGTCAGTGTGACAGCGGGGGATCGCATCGAAATCGATCCCAAGACCTTGAATACGGACAAGGGGACGTTTACCGTGGACGGGCAGCAGATTGATGTGTCCGCGCCCTATTCGACGGTGACGGTTAGCGATATTCATGAGATGATTGGAATCAATCCCACGATGACTATCCGTCCGAATGCCGTGGTAGGGATAACGGTCGGTCCGTTCACATACAACATAGACATTCCGACGTACACCTTCAGCGTGCCGCTTGCCGGTCTGTTGCAACCCGAATATCCGACCACGCCGTCGCGCAGCCTGACCTTCAATCTCCCGCCTGTCATTCAGTCGTTTTCCATCAACAACGATGCGCCGCTTACCATGGGCCGCATGGTCAACCTGATTAGCTCGGTATCGAACGGTCCCTTGCAATGGATGGCCAGCGAGAATCCTGATTTTACGGACGCGGTTTGGCAACCCTATACGTGGCAGGCCTCTTTTATGTTGCAACCCGTTGACGGCGACCGGACGGTTTATTTCCGTGTCCGCAATGCCAATGGCGTCTCGGAGACGGCAAGCGACTCGATCCGGATGGATCGTACGCCGCCAACTGTCGTTCCGCTCATCACGTCGGATACGACGCCGCCCTTGAACGGAACCGTGCTCTTTTCGACGGCCACGGTATCCGTTTCCGTCGGCGGGCAGGTGCGCAGCGCCGTGAACGACGGCTTGGGGAATTGGACGCTGGCGGACAATTCGCTTGCGCCGGTGGCGCAGGGCATCCATGAGGTGACTGTAACCGTCACCGATGCGATCGGCAATTCGCTGGTGGATGCCACTGTGAACGAATTGACGATTGACACGACGCCGCCGGGGGTCACGGTCAATTATTTGCGCACGAACAATCATACGCCGCGATTGACCGGAACCGTTTCGGACAACATGGGGATTCTATCGGTGGCCGTGAGCGTCGGCGGCCATACTTACCCGGCCACTATCGTGGCCGGCGCATGGACCGCCGATGTCGCCGATTTCCTTCCGGACGGCATTTATACCGTCCAGGCGCTTGCGACGGATATCGCCTACAATACCACGCAGGGCACGAACGAATTGCGGATTGATTCCAGCGCGATCGGCGTTACGGTGGATGCGTTGGTCACGAATGATACGACGCCCCCGCTTTCCGGAACGGTTGACGATCCCGAAGCCACCGTGACGGTTACGGTCGCGAGTGCGACTTATCCGGCCGCGAATCACGGCAACGGGACATGGTCGGTGCCGGATAACACGATTACGCCTCTGGCCGACGGGACGTACAACGTGGCGGCGGCCGCGTCGAATCCCTACGGTCAGAGCGGGGCCGACGGCACCACGAACGAGTTGCGAATAGACAGCACGCCGCCGACCGTTACGGTCTCGGCGCTTCTGACGAACGACACGACGCCGCGACTGGCGGGCACGGTCGTGGACGCCTCGCCGACCAGCGTCGAAGTGGTGGTGGCGGGCCAGAATCTGACCGCGACGATCAACGGCACGGCGTGGACGGCGGATGTGCTTGTGCCGCTTGCGGACGGCACATACAACGTACTGGCGACAGCGACCGATGAACTGGGCAACACCGGCGCCGACACATCGAACAAGGAACTGAAGATTGACACGGTGGCGCCGGAAGTCACGGTGGACGCGCTGACCACAAACGATCAGACGCCTCCGTTGTCCGGCACGGTCAACGATTCGGGCGCGACGATCTGGGTTACCGTGGGAACGCAAACGTTCAAGGCCACCAATCTATATGGGGAGAACCGCTGGATACTGGCGGACAATACGCTGGCCACGCAAAGCGAAGGTTCGCATGAAGTCGAAGTCACGGCCATCGATCCGGCGGGGAATGCGGGATACGACGCGACTCATTACGAACTGCTCATAGACACGGTTGCGCCGACGGCGGAGATTTCCGTGATTCCGGCCAGCCCAACGGGCTTGGACGCGATTCAATTCCGGGTCGTCTTCAGCGAACCGGTTGCGCCCACGTTCACGCAACCGTCGGCGGCGGGATCGCTGGCCGCGGGTGCGTCCGTGGATATCGGCGGGGCCGATCCCGAGTACGTGGTGACGGTGTTTCCGCAAAATCCCGATGCGGACGGCACGATAGGCATAGTCATCGCTTCGGGCGCGGTGCGGGATCCGGCGGGCAATTATTATGCGGGCGGCGCTTCATCGCTTTGCGCCGTGCAGAACTGGTGCGGTTTTACGACGCAACCGCAAAACCGTCGTTTGTATTTCGGCGATTCCTGCACCTTTACCGCCCTTGCGGGGTGCGGCACGGGCGCAAATCTATCTTATCAGTGGAAATGGGACAACGGCGCCAAGGCGGTCCAGGATGGACCGGCAACGTCTTCGTGGACCCTGTTTCCCGTTACCCCGGGCCATCGGGGCGAATACTGGTGTGTGGCCCGCTACGACACCGAGGATTATGCGACTGAACGCGCCACGCTCGATGTACGGGATCATCTTGTCATTACGATGCAGCCGCAGGGCGCCACGATGGACGCGGGCGGTTCGTATACATTTTCCGTTACGACGGAGGGCGGCTACGCGCCCCTGCGGTATGTCTGGAAACGCAATGGAATTCCGGTTCCCGGCGGCACGGGCGCCTCGCTCGAACTAACACCGCTCGGCGCCGAACATTCCGGCGTGTATTCGGTGGAAGTTTCCGACGACCATCTCGATGTCCAAGTGAGTTCGTCGGCGACGCTTCAGGTAAATCTTCCCGTTCCCGGCCCGGCGCGGCCTTGGATCATTTCAGCGGCTCTTGCATGCGTCATGGCGGGGGTTTGGGCGCTTCGGCGCGGACGCGGCCTGCGCCGCCCGCGAGCATGA
- a CDS encoding carboxypeptidase-like regulatory domain-containing protein, translating into MNSRMVTVGMIVLLFAAGAAVIFWGTREPAPLPPAPVVIKPAETAETKVPAVSPPPPAQTAGKRPVLPRETPRMLKEVPAVEGMVSNRTGALIAGASIHMGTAESPEIARTGPDGRFTLGEAPEAGCKLTITHPDYLPRTVAFTPGPKKPAQLAITLSAGGEITGTVLRGGRPEPHARLYLDGVERTQTDAEGRYAISGLVSGSFLLHLELADSVSEGAPPPAPWFSRNVEVVEDEPSTADFHLPACDGIVEGFVFFEGRPLAQAGIGVQVACNLGNYNVSVETAADGSYHVAGLPDGSATVQASVQLANGVARYKSARFELQAHETVRQDFDFPMAGRVQGEVRGLHEGEQASVLALRGAPQSLSAMTAEQMLKLHEFVVANEEVASDGSFAFEAIDPGDYVFMVTAGQPGSAEFRSGYQPANVVAGADVSVRIILR; encoded by the coding sequence ATGAACTCGCGCATGGTTACGGTGGGGATGATCGTACTGCTTTTTGCTGCGGGAGCAGCCGTGATTTTTTGGGGAACCCGCGAACCGGCGCCGTTGCCGCCCGCGCCCGTTGTGATCAAGCCCGCCGAAACCGCCGAGACAAAGGTCCCTGCGGTATCCCCGCCGCCTCCCGCGCAGACCGCCGGTAAACGCCCCGTTCTTCCGCGAGAAACGCCCCGGATGCTCAAAGAGGTTCCTGCCGTGGAGGGAATGGTTTCCAATCGGACCGGCGCGCTCATCGCGGGCGCATCCATCCACATGGGAACGGCCGAATCGCCTGAAATCGCCCGAACAGGTCCGGATGGACGTTTTACGTTGGGCGAGGCCCCTGAAGCGGGGTGCAAACTGACGATTACGCATCCGGACTATCTGCCGCGCACGGTGGCCTTCACGCCCGGCCCCAAAAAACCGGCGCAACTCGCCATTACGCTGAGCGCGGGAGGCGAAATTACGGGAACCGTCCTGCGGGGCGGACGCCCGGAACCCCATGCGCGTCTCTATCTCGATGGCGTCGAACGGACGCAAACCGACGCGGAAGGCCGGTATGCGATCAGCGGCTTGGTGTCCGGTTCGTTTTTGCTTCATCTTGAACTGGCTGACAGCGTTTCCGAGGGCGCGCCGCCGCCCGCGCCCTGGTTTTCACGGAATGTCGAGGTCGTCGAGGACGAGCCGTCCACCGCCGATTTTCACCTTCCCGCTTGCGACGGGATTGTGGAAGGATTCGTGTTTTTCGAGGGACGCCCGCTGGCCCAAGCAGGCATTGGGGTACAGGTGGCATGCAACCTTGGCAACTACAATGTCAGTGTGGAAACTGCCGCGGATGGCAGTTATCACGTGGCCGGTTTACCCGACGGTTCGGCAACGGTTCAGGCTTCCGTCCAACTTGCGAACGGCGTGGCGCGTTACAAGTCCGCCCGGTTCGAGCTGCAAGCGCATGAAACTGTCCGTCAGGATTTCGACTTTCCCATGGCCGGAAGGGTACAGGGCGAGGTGCGCGGATTGCACGAGGGTGAACAGGCCAGTGTACTCGCGTTGCGCGGAGCGCCGCAGTCCCTTTCCGCCATGACGGCCGAACAGATGTTGAAACTGCACGAATTTGTCGTGGCCAATGAGGAAGTGGCCTCCGACGGGTCGTTTGCGTTCGAGGCGATCGATCCCGGCGACTATGTGTTCATGGTGACCGCCGGGCAGCCGGGCAGCGCCGAATTTCGCTCCGGATACCAGCCGGCCAACGTCGTAGCCGGCGCCGATGTCTCGGTGCGAATCATTTTGCGATAA
- the lpxK gene encoding tetraacyldisaccharide 4'-kinase translates to MNAVLYGLAERIRRNEAIPLPVAALLTAATPIVRAGMWLRRRRRIVHVDANVISVGNLTAGGTGKTPLVVERARRELAQGRKVAVLTRGYGSAPVTNPVAADENGPDDPFALMGDEAALLIQKIPGIVVVKCVDRVAAANAAVERHGCDTLILEDGFQYVRLARNEDIVVIDARNPFGNGRLIPRGILREPMAALRRATHVVVTRCDQASNLESLCAQIRTICPNIPVRTTRHAPAHCRRVGDGKTFPLDMLREGPIRAACAIGAPEAFFDTLASLGATVTERLAFPDHAGIPESALDGPLPVVVTEKDAVRMRRAPDHVFALSIELEDWPLS, encoded by the coding sequence ATGAACGCGGTTTTGTATGGCTTGGCCGAACGAATTAGACGAAACGAAGCGATCCCGCTGCCGGTGGCCGCGTTGCTAACCGCTGCGACTCCCATTGTCCGGGCGGGGATGTGGCTGCGTCGTCGTCGCCGAATTGTCCATGTGGATGCAAACGTGATCAGCGTGGGTAATCTGACGGCCGGCGGGACGGGCAAGACGCCGCTGGTCGTCGAACGCGCGCGGCGGGAACTGGCGCAAGGACGGAAAGTCGCCGTCTTGACGCGCGGATACGGCAGTGCGCCGGTAACAAATCCCGTTGCGGCCGATGAGAACGGCCCGGACGATCCCTTTGCGTTGATGGGAGACGAGGCGGCGCTTCTGATCCAAAAAATCCCGGGAATTGTCGTTGTAAAATGTGTGGATCGCGTTGCTGCGGCGAACGCGGCCGTCGAACGCCATGGATGCGACACGCTGATCCTGGAGGATGGCTTCCAATATGTCCGGCTGGCGCGCAACGAGGATATCGTGGTGATTGACGCGCGCAATCCGTTTGGCAATGGCCGCCTGATACCGCGCGGTATATTGCGCGAACCGATGGCAGCCTTGCGTCGCGCCACGCATGTCGTGGTGACGCGATGCGATCAGGCGTCCAACCTGGAGAGTCTGTGTGCCCAAATTCGCACAATCTGTCCGAACATTCCGGTTCGAACGACGCGCCATGCGCCGGCGCATTGCCGGCGAGTCGGCGACGGCAAGACGTTTCCCCTTGACATGCTGCGTGAAGGGCCCATCCGGGCGGCCTGCGCCATTGGCGCGCCGGAAGCGTTTTTCGACACGCTCGCATCGCTTGGCGCGACCGTGACGGAGCGTCTTGCGTTTCCCGATCATGCGGGGATTCCCGAATCGGCGTTGGACGGGCCGCTGCCGGTCGTGGTAACTGAAAAGGATGCCGTCCGCATGAGGCGGGCGCCGGATCATGTGTTTGCCCTTTCCATCGAATTGGAGGATTGGCCGCTATCATGA